A single region of the Vicia villosa cultivar HV-30 ecotype Madison, WI linkage group LG4, Vvil1.0, whole genome shotgun sequence genome encodes:
- the LOC131596876 gene encoding factor of DNA methylation 4-like — translation MMNRKVEYTRESGLEYYEGRYYSELKDNYYKLEVSDSTFRCPFCLNKDYYSLTDLSRHASRIVADVHGETVKEIGKHYALVRYLDSKISENKSNVDDTLKSLNENAAEDELFVWPWMVVMENNVTKFDPNSRRYVGKSSKKIKEELIAQGFKPLKVTTPWNIRGQTKFVIVEFGNEWDGFANAMSLERSFEAEHCGKRDYLGSRERGDKLFGWMGRSDDYNSSDVVGKHLSEKRYLKTISGKEAEDKRKALKLQSSLENTLTQKKKELEEIKTKYDEMVDIKPVAEVSKRKVSAEENWKASRIKLDDERKMKATQWNDYQGNSKEILDENDEKQWKLFKQKKDC, via the exons ATGATGAACCGAAAAGTAGAATATACTCGTGAATCTGGTTTGGAATACTACGAGGGTAGATATTACAGTGAGTTGAAAGATAATTACTACAAGTTGGAAGTCTCAGACTCGACATTTAGGTGTCCGTTCTGTCTCAACAAGGATTATTATTCTTTGACTGACCTTTCAAGACATGCTTCAAGAATTGTTGCTGACGTGCATGGTGAGACTGTGAAAGAAATTGGTAAACATTATGCCCTTGTAAGGTATCTTGACTCTAAAATTTCTGAAAATAAGTCAAATGTTGATGATACTCTTAAGTCACTTAATGAGAATGCTGCTGAAGATGAGTTGTTTGTTTGGCCTTGGATGGTAGTTATGGAAAACAATGTTACAAAATTTGACCCGAACTCTCGTAGGTATGTAGGAAAGAGTAGTAAGAAAATTAAGGAGGAACTTATTGCTCAAGGGTTTAAGCCGCTGAAAGTTACAACACCGTGGAATATTAGAGGGCAAACAAAGTTTGTGATAGTTGAATTTGGAAATGAATGGGATGGTTTCGCCAATGCCATGTCGCTAGAGAGAAGCTTTGAAGCAGAACATTGTGGCAAGAGAGATTACTTGGGTTCAAGGGAACGAGGAGATAAACTCTTTGGGTGGATGGGACGTAGCGATGACTATAACTCCAGTGACGTTGTTGGCAAACACCTTAGCgaaaaaagatatttgaaaactatTTCCGGAAAAGAAGCTGAGGATAAAAGGAAAGCCTTGAAGCTTCAATCTAGTTTGGAAAACACTTTAACACAAAAGAAGAAGGAATTGgaagaaataaaaacaaagtaTGACGAGATGGTTGATATTAAGCCAGTTGCGGAGGTATCCAAGAGAAAGGTTTCTGCTGAAGAGAATTGGAAAGCATCTAGGATTAAACTTGATGATGAAAGGAAAATGAAAGCAACTCAGTGGAATGATTATCAAGGGAATTCCAAG GAGATAttagatgaaaatgatgaaaaacaaTGGAAATTGTTCAAACAAAAGAAGGACTGTTAA